One part of the Vicia villosa cultivar HV-30 ecotype Madison, WI linkage group LG6, Vvil1.0, whole genome shotgun sequence genome encodes these proteins:
- the LOC131610969 gene encoding cytochrome b-c1 complex subunit 9, mitochondrial, with amino-acid sequence MESAARRRGGGVFEGLYKVLMRRNSVYVTFVIAGAFLGERAVDYGVHKLWESNNVGKRYEDISVLGQRPVDE; translated from the exons ATGGAATCCGCCGCTAGAAGAAGAGGAGGAGGCGTTTTCGAAGGCCTTTACAAGGTCCTCATGCGCCGCAACTCTGTCTACGTTACCTTCGTCATCGCCGGCGCTTTCCTCGGAGAACGG GCTGTTGATTATGGAGTTCACAAGCTATGGGAAAGCAATAATGTTGGG AAACGGTATGAAGACATTTCCGTGCTAGGGCAAAGGCCAGTTGACGAATGA